A region from the Vanessa tameamea isolate UH-Manoa-2023 chromosome 3, ilVanTame1 primary haplotype, whole genome shotgun sequence genome encodes:
- the LOC113397380 gene encoding lysosomal acid glucosylceramidase-like, which yields MTNKSKWTFLVITTVLFSSFLFGKCDQPCEARDVGIIGRSVVCVCNATYCDTVTRDAPAQGTFVVYTSSRAGKRFEKSYGTIRLSIGAKAPVSENYDRSGKTLSELFNEASYRILSNIRHQKIEGFGGSVTDAASINWRKLSDSTQRRFINSYFGRDGIEYNLIRVPIGGADFSTHPYTYNEYPWNDKALSNYSLSNEDYFYKLPMIKQAQKTATAEIKVTASTWSPPVWMKTNEAITGFAQLKREFYQTYADYHLRFIEEYDKAEVKIWALTTTNEPINGIVPFVDFNSLGWFPTDLGIWVANNLGPTIRNSRFNDTLILAVDDQRYLIDIYLGGMARADPKSLEYIDGIAVHYYGNFIPAGILSNIQRRYPDKILLATEACEGPMPWDLMRVKIGSWERADRYTRHIIDDLNNFVVGWIDWNLCLDENGGPNWAHNYVDAPILVYGERDEFIKQPMFYAMGHFSKFIPRGSQRVEVLRTSLAHVNNVAFITPQGNIVMVLQNTNTHEVKVNIATSLLRSVEITMEPESIKTIEINNN from the exons atgACAAATAAAAGCAAATGGACATTTTTAGTTATAACAACAGTTTTGTTTTCGTCTTTTTTGTTCGGAAAATGTg ACCAGCCATGTGAAGCTCGAGATGTAGGCATAATAGGGCGATCGGTTGTATGTGTGTGCAACGCTACGTACTGCGACACCGTTACTCGTGATGCGCCTGCGCAGGGTACTTTCGTAGTTTACACTAGCAGCCGT GCCGGTAAGAGATTCGAAAAAAGCTATGGCACTATAAGATTGAGTATAGGTGCTAAAGCTCCTGTGAGTGAAAATTATGATCGTTCAGGAAAAACACTGT CTGAGCTTTTCAACGAAGCATCATATAGAATTCTCAGCAATATTAGACATCAGAAGATAGAAGGCTTCGGCGGCTCAGTAACGGATGCCGCCTCTATCAACTGGCGTAAACTGTCTGATTCAACGCAAAGACGCTTTATTAA TTCGTATTTTGGTCGAGATGGCATAGAATACAATTTGATCCGCGTGCCAATAGGCGGCGCCGACTTCTCGACACACCCTTATACGTACAACGAGTACCCTTGGAATGACAAGGCTCTATCAAACTACTCTTTATCTAATGAAGATTACTTTTATAAG CTGCCTATGATTAAGCAAGCCCAAAAAACAGCGACGGCCGAGATCAAAGTGACAGCGAGCACGTGGTCGCCGCCGGTGTGGATGAAGACCAACGAAGCCATCACCGGCTTCGCACAACTCAAACGGGAATTCTATCAGACCTACGCTGATTATCACTTACG TTTCATTGAAGAATACGATAAAGCAGAGGTAAAGATTTGGGCTCTTACGACTACAAATGAACCGATAAATGGAATCGTCCCCTTTGTGGATTTCAACTCTTTGGGATGGTTTCCAACAGACCTA GGCATTTGGGTAGCAAATAATCTCGGTCCAACGATAAGAAACTCACGTTTTAATGACACCCTCATTCTAGCTGTCGACGATCAGCGTTATctcattgatatttatttggGAGGG ATGGCAAGAGCAGATCCTAAATCATTAGAATATATTGACGGCATCGCTGTACATTATTACGGAAACTTTATACCTGCGGGGATTCTCTCCAATATTCAACGTCGATACCCTGACAAGATACTTCTCGCGACAGAGGCTTGTGAag GTCCAATGCCATGGGATTTGATGAGGGTAAAAATAGGATCCTGGGAGCGCGCAGACAGATACACGCGTCACATTATAGAT gattTGAATAATTTCGTTGTCGGCTGGATAGACTGGAACCTTTGCTTGGATGAAAATGGTGGTCCGAACTGGGCTCACAACTACGTCGATGCACCAATTCTTGTCTACGGTGAAAGGGATGAGTTCATTAAACAACCTATGTTCTACGCTATGGGTCACTTCTCGAAGTTTATTCCGAGAGGATCCCAACGAGTTGAAGTGTTGCGTACATCTTTAGCGCACGTTAATAATGTTGCCTTTATAACGCCTCAGGGGAATATTGTAATGGTACTTCAAAATac gaATACCCATGAAGTGAAAGTTAATATCGCAACATCATTACTGAGATCTGTAGAAATCACAATGGAGCCAGAATCAATCAAaactattgaaattaataataattaa
- the LOC113397304 gene encoding mitochondrial inner membrane protease subunit 1: MSFRPYLGKASAVIGYVLQTACITHCIIEYVGDFVLCTGPSMEPTLETNNILFTEHITPRLQRLRRGDIITAKCPTDPKQNICKRITGLPGDKVKGYFPRGSQVVPRGHVWLEGDNSDNSKDSRMYGPVPQGLIRGRVVCRVWPLNKMSLLTEH; the protein is encoded by the exons atgagtTTTAGACCGTACTTAGGTAAAGCTTCAGCTGTAATAGGTTATGTATTACAGACAGCCTGCATTACTCATTGCATCATAGAATATGTGGGTGATTTTGTATTG TGTACTGGTCCATCCATGGAGCCTACCTTAGAAacgaataatattctttttactGAACATATAACACCAAGACTGCAACGGTTACGACGTGGAGACATAATCACAGCTAAGTGTCCCACAGATCCGAAACAGAACATTTGTAAAAGAATAACAGGCTTGCCTGGTGATAAAGTGAAGGGTTATTTTCCTAGAGGGAGTCAAGTGGTCCCGAGAGGACATGTCTGGTTAGAAGGTGACAATTCGGATAATTCTAAAGATTCGAGAATGTATGGTCCAGTTCCACAGGGTTTAATACGTGGTAGAGTAGTCTGTAGAGTGTGGCCGTTAAATAAAATGAGTTTGTTGACTGAACACTAG